One Alligator mississippiensis isolate rAllMis1 chromosome 1, rAllMis1, whole genome shotgun sequence genomic window carries:
- the RWDD2B gene encoding RWD domain-containing protein 2B isoform X6 — translation MLTFNWGRRRSRACAVRGRRDAVCLRSMRSSQNAAKMTNWEEAEVQISELDLLSSMFPGEDEFIVTDQLALAELKCCVENQSSEMPSSKVQFTLNVKLQVPDATMVEFSVFFALPLKYPTILPEITVRSPSLSRSQQIRLNTDLKNYLIRNCSGEPCVLSAREWVKDHALAYIDKETSSSSVVTSSSMETEDAIFTRVRKLTWKRILIRHREDMSLEAGHAEIKKQRKFSSFEEKVFDAHGNRGNHMDLGQLYHFLDERGCADIFQMYFGVEGR, via the exons ATGCTCACTTTtaactgggggaggaggaggagccgcgCATGCGCAGTTCGAGGAAGGCGGGACGCGGTGTGCTTACGCAGTATGA GAAGCAGCCAAAACGCAGCCAAAATGACTAACTGGGAAGAAGCTGAAGTACAAATTTCTGAGTTGGACCTTCTTTCTAGCATGTTTCCTGGTGAAGATGAGTTTATTGTGACAGACCAGCTGGCTTTAGCAGAACTAAAATGCTGTGTTGAAAATCAGTCTTCAGAGATGCCATCTTCAAAAGTTCAGTTTACCCTAAATGTCAAGCTGCAGGTTCCTGATGCCACTATG GTAGAGTTTTCGGTGTTCTTTGCATTGCCACTAAAATACCCAACTATTTTACCAGAAATTACTGTCAG GTCACCCTCATTAAGTCGATCACAGCAAATTCGACTGAACACAGATCTGAAAAACTACTTGATAAGAAACTGCAGCGGTGAGCCCTGTGTACTAAGTGCAAGAGAATGGGTTAAAGATCATGCATTGGCATATATTGACAAAGAGACTTCATCTTCCTCAGTGGTGACATCAAGTTCCATGGAAACAGAAGATGCCATTTTTACTAG agTCAGAAAATTAACATGGAAGAGAATTTTAATTCGCCACAGAGAAGACATGTCTTTGGAAGCAGGGCATGCtgaaataaagaaacaaagaaaattcTCATCTTTTGAAGAAAAAGTTTTTGATGCACATGGTAACAGAGGAAATCATATGGATCTGGGACAGCTATATCATTTTTTAGATGAAAGAGGATGTGCTGATATTTTTCAGATGTACTTTGGAGTTGAAGGACGTTAA
- the RWDD2B gene encoding RWD domain-containing protein 2B isoform X5 yields MTNWEEAEVQISELDLLSSMFPGEDEFIVTDQLALAELKCCVENQSSEMPSSKVQFTLNVKLQVPDATMVEFSVFFALPLKYPTILPEITVRSPSLSRSQQIRLNTDLKNYLIRNCSGEPCVLSAREWVKDHALAYIDKETSSSSVVTSSSMETEDAIFTRLWIYSHHIYNKHKRKNIVDWAKELSLSGFCMPGKPGVVCVEGLQSTCEEFWARVRKLTWKRILIRHREDMSLEAGHAEIKKQRKFSSFEEKVFDAHGNRGNHMDLGQLYHFLDERGCADIFQMYFGVEGR; encoded by the exons ATGACTAACTGGGAAGAAGCTGAAGTACAAATTTCTGAGTTGGACCTTCTTTCTAGCATGTTTCCTGGTGAAGATGAGTTTATTGTGACAGACCAGCTGGCTTTAGCAGAACTAAAATGCTGTGTTGAAAATCAGTCTTCAGAGATGCCATCTTCAAAAGTTCAGTTTACCCTAAATGTCAAGCTGCAGGTTCCTGATGCCACTATG GTAGAGTTTTCGGTGTTCTTTGCATTGCCACTAAAATACCCAACTATTTTACCAGAAATTACTGTCAG GTCACCCTCATTAAGTCGATCACAGCAAATTCGACTGAACACAGATCTGAAAAACTACTTGATAAGAAACTGCAGCGGTGAGCCCTGTGTACTAAGTGCAAGAGAATGGGTTAAAGATCATGCATTGGCATATATTGACAAAGAGACTTCATCTTCCTCAGTGGTGACATCAAGTTCCATGGAAACAGAAGATGCCATTTTTACTAGGTTGTGGATTTATAGTCATCACATCTACAACAAACACAAAAGAAAGAATATTGTTGATTGGGCTAAGGAGCTCTCTCTATCTGGGTTTTGCATGCCAGGGAAGCCAGGTGTTGTTTGTGTAGAAGGCCTTCAGAGTACTTGTGAAGAGTTCTGGGCAAG agTCAGAAAATTAACATGGAAGAGAATTTTAATTCGCCACAGAGAAGACATGTCTTTGGAAGCAGGGCATGCtgaaataaagaaacaaagaaaattcTCATCTTTTGAAGAAAAAGTTTTTGATGCACATGGTAACAGAGGAAATCATATGGATCTGGGACAGCTATATCATTTTTTAGATGAAAGAGGATGTGCTGATATTTTTCAGATGTACTTTGGAGTTGAAGGACGTTAA
- the RWDD2B gene encoding RWD domain-containing protein 2B isoform X1 encodes MLTFNWGRRRSRACAVRGRRDAVCLRSMRSSQNAAKMTNWEEAEVQISELDLLSSMFPGEDEFIVTDQLALAELKCCVENQSSEMPSSKVQFTLNVKLQVPDATMVEFSVFFALPLKYPTILPEITVRSPSLSRSQQIRLNTDLKNYLIRNCSGEPCVLSAREWVKDHALAYIDKETSSSSVVTSSSMETEDAIFTRLWIYSHHIYNKHKRKNIVDWAKELSLSGFCMPGKPGVVCVEGLQSTCEEFWARVRKLTWKRILIRHREDMSLEAGHAEIKKQRKFSSFEEKVFDAHGNRGNHMDLGQLYHFLDERGCADIFQMYFGVEGR; translated from the exons ATGCTCACTTTtaactgggggaggaggaggagccgcgCATGCGCAGTTCGAGGAAGGCGGGACGCGGTGTGCTTACGCAGTATGA GAAGCAGCCAAAACGCAGCCAAAATGACTAACTGGGAAGAAGCTGAAGTACAAATTTCTGAGTTGGACCTTCTTTCTAGCATGTTTCCTGGTGAAGATGAGTTTATTGTGACAGACCAGCTGGCTTTAGCAGAACTAAAATGCTGTGTTGAAAATCAGTCTTCAGAGATGCCATCTTCAAAAGTTCAGTTTACCCTAAATGTCAAGCTGCAGGTTCCTGATGCCACTATG GTAGAGTTTTCGGTGTTCTTTGCATTGCCACTAAAATACCCAACTATTTTACCAGAAATTACTGTCAG GTCACCCTCATTAAGTCGATCACAGCAAATTCGACTGAACACAGATCTGAAAAACTACTTGATAAGAAACTGCAGCGGTGAGCCCTGTGTACTAAGTGCAAGAGAATGGGTTAAAGATCATGCATTGGCATATATTGACAAAGAGACTTCATCTTCCTCAGTGGTGACATCAAGTTCCATGGAAACAGAAGATGCCATTTTTACTAGGTTGTGGATTTATAGTCATCACATCTACAACAAACACAAAAGAAAGAATATTGTTGATTGGGCTAAGGAGCTCTCTCTATCTGGGTTTTGCATGCCAGGGAAGCCAGGTGTTGTTTGTGTAGAAGGCCTTCAGAGTACTTGTGAAGAGTTCTGGGCAAG agTCAGAAAATTAACATGGAAGAGAATTTTAATTCGCCACAGAGAAGACATGTCTTTGGAAGCAGGGCATGCtgaaataaagaaacaaagaaaattcTCATCTTTTGAAGAAAAAGTTTTTGATGCACATGGTAACAGAGGAAATCATATGGATCTGGGACAGCTATATCATTTTTTAGATGAAAGAGGATGTGCTGATATTTTTCAGATGTACTTTGGAGTTGAAGGACGTTAA
- the RWDD2B gene encoding RWD domain-containing protein 2B isoform X2, whose translation MLTFNWGRRRSRACAVRGRRDAVCLRRSSQNAAKMTNWEEAEVQISELDLLSSMFPGEDEFIVTDQLALAELKCCVENQSSEMPSSKVQFTLNVKLQVPDATMVEFSVFFALPLKYPTILPEITVRSPSLSRSQQIRLNTDLKNYLIRNCSGEPCVLSAREWVKDHALAYIDKETSSSSVVTSSSMETEDAIFTRLWIYSHHIYNKHKRKNIVDWAKELSLSGFCMPGKPGVVCVEGLQSTCEEFWARVRKLTWKRILIRHREDMSLEAGHAEIKKQRKFSSFEEKVFDAHGNRGNHMDLGQLYHFLDERGCADIFQMYFGVEGR comes from the exons ATGCTCACTTTtaactgggggaggaggaggagccgcgCATGCGCAGTTCGAGGAAGGCGGGACGCGGTGTGCTTACGCA GAAGCAGCCAAAACGCAGCCAAAATGACTAACTGGGAAGAAGCTGAAGTACAAATTTCTGAGTTGGACCTTCTTTCTAGCATGTTTCCTGGTGAAGATGAGTTTATTGTGACAGACCAGCTGGCTTTAGCAGAACTAAAATGCTGTGTTGAAAATCAGTCTTCAGAGATGCCATCTTCAAAAGTTCAGTTTACCCTAAATGTCAAGCTGCAGGTTCCTGATGCCACTATG GTAGAGTTTTCGGTGTTCTTTGCATTGCCACTAAAATACCCAACTATTTTACCAGAAATTACTGTCAG GTCACCCTCATTAAGTCGATCACAGCAAATTCGACTGAACACAGATCTGAAAAACTACTTGATAAGAAACTGCAGCGGTGAGCCCTGTGTACTAAGTGCAAGAGAATGGGTTAAAGATCATGCATTGGCATATATTGACAAAGAGACTTCATCTTCCTCAGTGGTGACATCAAGTTCCATGGAAACAGAAGATGCCATTTTTACTAGGTTGTGGATTTATAGTCATCACATCTACAACAAACACAAAAGAAAGAATATTGTTGATTGGGCTAAGGAGCTCTCTCTATCTGGGTTTTGCATGCCAGGGAAGCCAGGTGTTGTTTGTGTAGAAGGCCTTCAGAGTACTTGTGAAGAGTTCTGGGCAAG agTCAGAAAATTAACATGGAAGAGAATTTTAATTCGCCACAGAGAAGACATGTCTTTGGAAGCAGGGCATGCtgaaataaagaaacaaagaaaattcTCATCTTTTGAAGAAAAAGTTTTTGATGCACATGGTAACAGAGGAAATCATATGGATCTGGGACAGCTATATCATTTTTTAGATGAAAGAGGATGTGCTGATATTTTTCAGATGTACTTTGGAGTTGAAGGACGTTAA
- the RWDD2B gene encoding RWD domain-containing protein 2B isoform X3, with translation MRSSRKAGRGSSQNAAKMTNWEEAEVQISELDLLSSMFPGEDEFIVTDQLALAELKCCVENQSSEMPSSKVQFTLNVKLQVPDATMVEFSVFFALPLKYPTILPEITVRSPSLSRSQQIRLNTDLKNYLIRNCSGEPCVLSAREWVKDHALAYIDKETSSSSVVTSSSMETEDAIFTRLWIYSHHIYNKHKRKNIVDWAKELSLSGFCMPGKPGVVCVEGLQSTCEEFWARVRKLTWKRILIRHREDMSLEAGHAEIKKQRKFSSFEEKVFDAHGNRGNHMDLGQLYHFLDERGCADIFQMYFGVEGR, from the exons ATGCGCAGTTCGAGGAAGGCGGGACGCG GAAGCAGCCAAAACGCAGCCAAAATGACTAACTGGGAAGAAGCTGAAGTACAAATTTCTGAGTTGGACCTTCTTTCTAGCATGTTTCCTGGTGAAGATGAGTTTATTGTGACAGACCAGCTGGCTTTAGCAGAACTAAAATGCTGTGTTGAAAATCAGTCTTCAGAGATGCCATCTTCAAAAGTTCAGTTTACCCTAAATGTCAAGCTGCAGGTTCCTGATGCCACTATG GTAGAGTTTTCGGTGTTCTTTGCATTGCCACTAAAATACCCAACTATTTTACCAGAAATTACTGTCAG GTCACCCTCATTAAGTCGATCACAGCAAATTCGACTGAACACAGATCTGAAAAACTACTTGATAAGAAACTGCAGCGGTGAGCCCTGTGTACTAAGTGCAAGAGAATGGGTTAAAGATCATGCATTGGCATATATTGACAAAGAGACTTCATCTTCCTCAGTGGTGACATCAAGTTCCATGGAAACAGAAGATGCCATTTTTACTAGGTTGTGGATTTATAGTCATCACATCTACAACAAACACAAAAGAAAGAATATTGTTGATTGGGCTAAGGAGCTCTCTCTATCTGGGTTTTGCATGCCAGGGAAGCCAGGTGTTGTTTGTGTAGAAGGCCTTCAGAGTACTTGTGAAGAGTTCTGGGCAAG agTCAGAAAATTAACATGGAAGAGAATTTTAATTCGCCACAGAGAAGACATGTCTTTGGAAGCAGGGCATGCtgaaataaagaaacaaagaaaattcTCATCTTTTGAAGAAAAAGTTTTTGATGCACATGGTAACAGAGGAAATCATATGGATCTGGGACAGCTATATCATTTTTTAGATGAAAGAGGATGTGCTGATATTTTTCAGATGTACTTTGGAGTTGAAGGACGTTAA
- the RWDD2B gene encoding RWD domain-containing protein 2B isoform X4 — MPGIGRKGSSQNAAKMTNWEEAEVQISELDLLSSMFPGEDEFIVTDQLALAELKCCVENQSSEMPSSKVQFTLNVKLQVPDATMVEFSVFFALPLKYPTILPEITVRSPSLSRSQQIRLNTDLKNYLIRNCSGEPCVLSAREWVKDHALAYIDKETSSSSVVTSSSMETEDAIFTRLWIYSHHIYNKHKRKNIVDWAKELSLSGFCMPGKPGVVCVEGLQSTCEEFWARVRKLTWKRILIRHREDMSLEAGHAEIKKQRKFSSFEEKVFDAHGNRGNHMDLGQLYHFLDERGCADIFQMYFGVEGR, encoded by the exons ATGCCGGGAATCGGACGGAAAG GAAGCAGCCAAAACGCAGCCAAAATGACTAACTGGGAAGAAGCTGAAGTACAAATTTCTGAGTTGGACCTTCTTTCTAGCATGTTTCCTGGTGAAGATGAGTTTATTGTGACAGACCAGCTGGCTTTAGCAGAACTAAAATGCTGTGTTGAAAATCAGTCTTCAGAGATGCCATCTTCAAAAGTTCAGTTTACCCTAAATGTCAAGCTGCAGGTTCCTGATGCCACTATG GTAGAGTTTTCGGTGTTCTTTGCATTGCCACTAAAATACCCAACTATTTTACCAGAAATTACTGTCAG GTCACCCTCATTAAGTCGATCACAGCAAATTCGACTGAACACAGATCTGAAAAACTACTTGATAAGAAACTGCAGCGGTGAGCCCTGTGTACTAAGTGCAAGAGAATGGGTTAAAGATCATGCATTGGCATATATTGACAAAGAGACTTCATCTTCCTCAGTGGTGACATCAAGTTCCATGGAAACAGAAGATGCCATTTTTACTAGGTTGTGGATTTATAGTCATCACATCTACAACAAACACAAAAGAAAGAATATTGTTGATTGGGCTAAGGAGCTCTCTCTATCTGGGTTTTGCATGCCAGGGAAGCCAGGTGTTGTTTGTGTAGAAGGCCTTCAGAGTACTTGTGAAGAGTTCTGGGCAAG agTCAGAAAATTAACATGGAAGAGAATTTTAATTCGCCACAGAGAAGACATGTCTTTGGAAGCAGGGCATGCtgaaataaagaaacaaagaaaattcTCATCTTTTGAAGAAAAAGTTTTTGATGCACATGGTAACAGAGGAAATCATATGGATCTGGGACAGCTATATCATTTTTTAGATGAAAGAGGATGTGCTGATATTTTTCAGATGTACTTTGGAGTTGAAGGACGTTAA